A genomic window from Candidatus Tumulicola sp. includes:
- a CDS encoding YCF48-related protein codes for MHKYLLLTIASAGALAFTFSVAPCAAANLRAIAFVNTSTGWAAGDGTIVATTDGGRTWHSQYTGRVQFTSLSFTPGGSGWAAGVDPIRGNGILMGTNDGGRNWKKLPEPRNSLRTISFSEPSFGLGVAGGSPMAPSEATERSTPFFGGRLAVASNQGYTWRLEDQPLLIDSACSAGAYASFVAYQAAVLVSKNFGTDWQHAYSAPVDTHITWYATVRCNGGSVWVLFATGARGMQQRSYLLVRGDQTGNNWNPVLQNKRTPDAYPQVNVADGPAEAPGDYSVPDANTAFVLGICLPCQDAGAVTIISTTDAGAHWTSVSTILGITAASPPAISFVDSSHGWVAGVNGSKGVVLATGDGGRSWKQVYSK; via the coding sequence ATGCACAAATATCTTCTTTTGACGATCGCGAGCGCCGGCGCGCTCGCCTTCACGTTCAGCGTCGCACCATGCGCGGCTGCGAATCTGCGCGCGATCGCTTTCGTCAATACCAGCACGGGCTGGGCTGCCGGCGACGGCACGATCGTCGCGACGACCGACGGCGGGCGCACCTGGCACTCGCAATACACCGGACGCGTTCAGTTCACGTCGTTGAGTTTCACCCCCGGCGGCAGCGGGTGGGCCGCGGGCGTCGATCCGATCCGCGGCAACGGCATTCTCATGGGCACCAATGACGGCGGACGCAATTGGAAAAAACTTCCGGAGCCGCGAAACTCGCTGCGCACCATCAGTTTCTCCGAGCCGAGTTTTGGACTCGGGGTCGCCGGCGGCTCTCCGATGGCGCCCAGCGAGGCCACTGAACGCTCCACGCCGTTCTTCGGCGGCCGTCTTGCCGTCGCATCGAATCAGGGCTACACCTGGCGCCTGGAGGATCAGCCGCTGCTGATCGATTCGGCCTGCAGCGCGGGCGCGTATGCATCGTTCGTCGCGTATCAGGCGGCCGTGCTCGTCAGCAAAAATTTCGGCACCGACTGGCAGCACGCGTACTCGGCGCCGGTGGACACGCATATCACGTGGTACGCGACCGTGCGCTGCAACGGCGGCTCCGTGTGGGTGCTCTTCGCCACCGGCGCGCGCGGAATGCAGCAGCGTTCCTATCTGCTCGTGCGCGGCGACCAGACGGGCAACAACTGGAATCCGGTGCTGCAGAACAAGAGAACTCCCGATGCCTATCCGCAGGTGAACGTCGCCGATGGACCTGCTGAGGCGCCCGGCGACTACTCGGTGCCCGACGCGAACACCGCGTTCGTGCTCGGCATCTGTCTGCCGTGCCAGGACGCCGGCGCGGTGACGATCATCAGCACCACGGACGCCGGCGCGCACTGGACGTCGGTTTCGACGATCCTAGGGATCACGGCCGCGAGTCCGCCGGCGATCTCGTTTGTCGATTCAAGCCATGGCTGGGTAGCAGGCGTGAACGGCAGCAAGGGCGTGGTCCTCGCGACCGGCGACGGCGGGCGTTCGTGGAAGCAGGTCTATTCGAAATGA
- the coaBC gene encoding bifunctional phosphopantothenoylcysteine decarboxylase/phosphopantothenate--cysteine ligase CoaBC: MPNDQPLADLNRKTLLVGVCGGIAAYKCAGVVSALRQAGADVHVILTESAQKFITPLTFQAVSNNDVHTDMFATDSTWDIAHIGLVRKSELMLVLNATANTLAKLAHGIADNLLTTSVLATRRPVLVAPAMNTAMLEAAPTQENIASLQARGFEFIEPGVGFLACGEVGSGRLADEAEIVAAVRRVIARTHQFEGVRMLITAGPTREFADPARFLSNPATGRMGFALAAEATARGADVTVVYGPTELRPPAIAETVAVTSAREMHAAVLEHLPGAQIFIGAAAVADFRPELVAAHKVKKESAELTMTLARNPDIVADVAAHGPKGCFVVGFAAETDDIETNARAKLESKGLDCVIANRVGGPDGAFGARENAVTILWGRDGRQEVPRGSKSAVAAAILDRVATLRAER, encoded by the coding sequence ATGCCGAACGACCAACCCCTGGCCGATCTGAACCGCAAGACGCTGCTCGTGGGCGTGTGCGGCGGCATCGCTGCGTACAAGTGTGCGGGGGTCGTGAGCGCGTTGCGTCAGGCCGGTGCAGACGTGCACGTCATCCTGACCGAGTCGGCACAGAAATTCATCACGCCGCTCACGTTCCAGGCGGTGTCGAACAACGACGTCCACACCGATATGTTCGCGACCGACTCGACATGGGACATCGCGCACATCGGTCTCGTGCGCAAGAGCGAGCTGATGTTGGTGCTCAACGCCACCGCCAACACGCTTGCGAAACTCGCGCACGGCATCGCCGACAATCTGCTGACCACGAGCGTGCTCGCGACGCGCCGGCCGGTGCTGGTGGCGCCGGCCATGAACACCGCGATGCTCGAAGCCGCGCCGACCCAAGAGAACATCGCCAGTCTCCAAGCGCGCGGTTTTGAGTTCATCGAGCCGGGCGTCGGTTTCTTGGCGTGCGGCGAAGTCGGCAGCGGCCGTCTGGCGGATGAGGCCGAGATCGTCGCGGCGGTGCGCCGCGTCATCGCCCGCACGCATCAGTTCGAAGGCGTGCGCATGCTCATCACGGCGGGGCCGACGCGCGAGTTCGCAGACCCGGCGCGTTTTTTGTCCAATCCCGCCACCGGCCGGATGGGCTTCGCGCTTGCTGCCGAAGCCACGGCGCGCGGGGCTGACGTCACGGTGGTCTATGGCCCAACCGAATTGCGACCGCCGGCAATCGCCGAGACGGTCGCGGTGACGAGCGCGCGTGAGATGCACGCCGCCGTGCTGGAACATCTACCGGGTGCGCAGATCTTCATCGGCGCCGCCGCGGTGGCGGACTTTCGGCCCGAGCTTGTCGCTGCGCACAAGGTGAAAAAAGAATCGGCCGAACTGACCATGACCCTCGCGCGCAATCCCGACATCGTGGCCGACGTCGCCGCGCACGGACCCAAAGGCTGTTTCGTGGTGGGGTTCGCCGCCGAAACGGATGATATCGAGACGAACGCGCGCGCGAAACTCGAAAGCAAAGGGCTTGATTGCGTGATCGCCAACCGCGTCGGCGGCCCCGACGGCGCGTTCGGCGCCCGCGAAAATGCGGTGACCATTTTGTGGGGACGCGACGGCCGCCAAGAGGTGCCGCGCGGATCGAAGAGCGCGGTCGCGGCGGCGATTCTCGATCGTGTCGCGACGTTGCGAGCCGAACGCTGA
- a CDS encoding heme peroxidase family protein: MDLKEGLSGGAGGKYRRMFPDLEGLKVDEPLLLALGRTGAAMDVVSDVPEADNPRIAAGHTIFGHMLAHDVTADRSLLQHHARLREIRNFRTPALDFESLYGAGPGGAPYLYDADDPDKFLLGNNAATDQNDLPRNRQGRALLGDPRNDVHGIISQLHLTMLKFHNKVVDHVRKDGAAPSEAFSQAQRNVRWHLQWIVLHEFLPLTVGEDLMSELLERGLRYYQTGSRPFIPVEFADAAYRFGHAQIRVKYRLNAKTFAEIFPDLAGGRFVPPERVVEWRYFLELDPKTRPQASARIRARMAHSLIDLPESVVGATALPEYHSLACRDLLRANALNLPSGESVARHIGAEPLDAAEAGLGEYGWKGETPLWYYILREAEARHNGERLGEVGGRIVAETLIGIIDADPTSYRSADPSWQPGLPAARDGEFTLADAVRLAVPAA, from the coding sequence TTGGATCTCAAAGAGGGACTGTCGGGCGGCGCCGGCGGCAAATATCGCCGGATGTTTCCCGATCTCGAGGGCTTGAAGGTGGACGAGCCTCTCTTGCTCGCGCTGGGGCGGACCGGCGCCGCGATGGACGTCGTGAGCGATGTCCCCGAGGCGGACAATCCGCGCATCGCGGCGGGCCACACGATATTCGGCCACATGCTAGCTCACGACGTCACGGCCGACCGCAGCCTGCTGCAGCATCATGCGCGGCTGCGTGAGATCCGCAATTTCCGGACGCCGGCGCTCGACTTCGAGTCCCTATACGGCGCAGGCCCCGGCGGGGCGCCTTACCTCTACGACGCGGATGACCCGGATAAATTCCTCTTGGGCAATAACGCTGCAACGGATCAGAACGACCTGCCTCGCAATCGGCAAGGACGCGCATTGCTTGGCGATCCGCGCAACGACGTGCACGGGATCATCTCCCAGCTGCATCTGACGATGCTGAAGTTCCACAACAAAGTCGTCGACCACGTGCGCAAAGACGGGGCGGCGCCGAGTGAGGCCTTCTCGCAGGCGCAACGCAACGTGCGCTGGCATCTGCAGTGGATCGTGCTGCACGAATTTCTGCCGCTCACCGTGGGCGAAGACCTCATGAGCGAGCTGCTGGAGCGAGGTCTTCGCTATTATCAGACCGGGAGCCGGCCGTTCATCCCGGTCGAGTTCGCCGACGCCGCGTATCGGTTCGGCCACGCGCAGATCCGCGTGAAGTACCGGCTTAATGCGAAAACCTTCGCCGAGATATTCCCCGACCTGGCCGGCGGCAGGTTCGTGCCCCCGGAACGAGTCGTCGAGTGGCGTTATTTTCTCGAGCTCGACCCGAAGACGCGTCCTCAAGCGAGCGCGCGCATCCGCGCGCGCATGGCTCACTCGCTCATCGACTTGCCGGAATCGGTCGTGGGCGCGACCGCCTTGCCCGAGTACCACTCGTTGGCGTGCCGCGATCTGCTGCGCGCGAACGCGTTGAATCTCCCGTCCGGCGAATCGGTGGCGCGGCACATCGGCGCCGAACCGCTGGACGCCGCCGAAGCCGGCCTCGGGGAATACGGGTGGAAAGGCGAGACGCCGCTCTGGTACTACATCCTGCGCGAAGCCGAAGCGAGGCACAACGGCGAGCGCTTGGGCGAAGTCGGCGGCCGCATCGTCGCCGAGACGTTGATCGGCATCATCGATGCCGATCCGACCTCTTATCGAAGCGCAGACCCTTCATGGCAGCCGGGTTTGCCGGCCGCTCGCGACGGCGAGTTCACGCTGGCCGACGCCGTGCGGCTGGCCGTTCCGGCCGCATAA
- a CDS encoding NADPH-dependent FMN reductase, with the protein MSDAPLTVAAFAGSLREKSYNKMLLRAAGKLAPPGMRIETIDISQIPLYNADLEPANTPPSVRAMREAIRAADALLIVTPEYNYSFSGVTKNVIDWASRPPDDSCLNDKPTAIAGASAGGFGTVRAQLHLRHVAVETNMWILNEPEMRVARAWQKFDDAGALTDEDVAQELRELLVALAAWTRRLKV; encoded by the coding sequence ATGAGCGACGCCCCGCTGACCGTGGCTGCCTTCGCGGGCAGCCTGCGCGAAAAATCCTACAACAAAATGCTGCTTCGGGCGGCCGGCAAACTGGCGCCACCCGGCATGCGCATCGAAACGATCGACATCAGCCAGATACCCCTGTACAACGCGGACCTGGAGCCGGCGAACACACCACCTTCGGTGCGCGCGATGCGCGAGGCGATCCGGGCGGCGGACGCGCTGCTCATCGTCACGCCGGAATACAACTATTCGTTTTCCGGCGTCACCAAAAACGTGATCGACTGGGCCTCGCGCCCGCCGGACGATTCGTGCCTCAACGACAAGCCCACCGCCATCGCGGGCGCCTCGGCCGGCGGCTTCGGTACGGTGCGCGCGCAGCTGCACCTGCGTCACGTCGCGGTCGAGACGAACATGTGGATCCTCAACGAGCCGGAAATGCGCGTCGCACGCGCGTGGCAGAAATTCGACGACGCGGGCGCGTTGACCGACGAAGATGTCGCCCAAGAATTGCGCGAACTGCTCGTAGCGCTGGCCGCTTGGACCCGCCGCCTAAAAGTGTAG
- the dusB gene encoding tRNA dihydrouridine synthase DusB, translating to MHDIKPLRIGKLEMFPPLALAPMAGVTNALFRRLFKPFGLGLTVSEFVSAQSLVRMHRRTLEMIDVYAEERPTAVQLHGSDPEVMAQAAAFVEECGADIVDINFGCPAPKIVKGGDGAAILRDPDLAVKICEAVRKAVTRVPVTVKMRLGWESDNFTFVEIARRAEAVGIEAFTLHGRYGKQFYKGSADWAHIARLKEVLTVPVIGNGDVSSAADAVRRLRETGVDAIMVGRASLGNPWLIREIAAAMRGEPAPAQPSVGERIDFARLHLDAMVDRYGEKSGVLQMRKHLGWYIKGIRDASTLREQINNTPGVDAVRELLDIARTREPESVGTPMEALAS from the coding sequence ATGCACGACATCAAACCGCTTCGCATCGGCAAGCTCGAAATGTTCCCGCCGCTGGCGCTCGCGCCGATGGCGGGCGTGACCAACGCCCTGTTCCGACGCTTGTTCAAACCGTTCGGTCTCGGTTTGACGGTGAGCGAATTCGTGTCGGCGCAATCGCTCGTGCGCATGCACCGGCGCACGCTCGAGATGATCGACGTTTACGCCGAGGAGCGGCCGACGGCGGTCCAGCTCCACGGCAGCGATCCTGAAGTCATGGCGCAAGCCGCCGCATTCGTCGAAGAATGCGGGGCTGATATCGTCGACATCAATTTCGGGTGTCCGGCGCCCAAGATCGTCAAGGGCGGAGACGGCGCCGCGATCTTGCGCGACCCCGACCTCGCCGTGAAGATCTGCGAGGCGGTGCGCAAGGCGGTCACGCGAGTGCCGGTCACCGTGAAGATGCGGCTGGGTTGGGAATCCGATAACTTCACGTTCGTGGAGATCGCCAGGCGCGCAGAAGCGGTGGGCATCGAAGCCTTCACGCTGCACGGCCGCTACGGAAAACAGTTCTATAAAGGAAGCGCGGATTGGGCGCACATCGCGCGGCTCAAGGAAGTGCTGACCGTGCCGGTGATCGGCAACGGCGACGTCAGTTCGGCGGCTGACGCGGTGCGGCGGCTGCGCGAGACCGGCGTCGACGCCATCATGGTCGGCCGGGCCTCGCTGGGAAATCCGTGGCTCATCCGAGAGATCGCGGCAGCGATGCGGGGCGAGCCCGCGCCGGCCCAGCCGAGCGTCGGCGAACGCATCGATTTCGCGCGCTTGCATCTGGACGCCATGGTGGATCGCTACGGCGAGAAATCGGGCGTGCTGCAGATGCGCAAACATCTCGGTTGGTACATCAAGGGCATCCGCGATGCTTCAACGCTGCGCGAGCAGATCAATAACACACCGGGTGTGGACGCCGTTCGGGAACTACTCGACATCGCGCGCACGCGCGAACCCGAAAGCGTGGGGACCCCCATGGAGGCCCTCGCGAGCTAA
- a CDS encoding aspartate aminotransferase family protein — MSADGDPGALFDTVYTAYKEFINPPLARFMKMAGAPVEVRARGCRVWDHTGKSYLDFCGGYGVFTLGYMHPRVVAAVKAQLEDMALSSRVFFNAKQAALAKALADLAPGDLKISFFSNSGTEAVEAALKLARLSTKRTKLVATHNAYHGKTMGSLTATGRDLFKDSFKPLVPQFEHVDFGDLDALDAALPGAAAFIVEPIQCEGGVIVPPDGYLRGVRDLCDKHGALFIADEVQTGLGRTGYLWGVDYEKVVPDVIAAAKGLSGGVIPIGATISKPDVWMNAFGKSPLIHTSTFGGNPLACTAGLAALEVLLEERLAERSRVLGERLLVASTKLMTRHPDVIAQTRGRGLVVGLELTDEGYGGAIIPECLKLGLMVAYTLNQQRVIRLEPPLVVTETEIDEAMALLEQGVAKAKAQLGDLSHRS, encoded by the coding sequence ATGAGTGCCGACGGCGATCCCGGAGCATTGTTCGACACGGTTTATACCGCGTACAAGGAGTTCATCAACCCGCCGCTCGCGCGCTTCATGAAGATGGCGGGCGCGCCGGTCGAAGTGCGCGCGCGCGGTTGCCGGGTTTGGGACCACACCGGCAAATCGTACCTGGATTTCTGCGGCGGCTACGGCGTGTTCACGCTCGGCTACATGCATCCGAGAGTCGTCGCGGCGGTGAAAGCGCAATTGGAGGACATGGCGCTCTCCTCGCGCGTGTTCTTCAACGCCAAGCAGGCCGCGCTCGCGAAAGCGCTCGCGGATCTCGCGCCGGGCGACCTCAAGATCAGTTTTTTCTCGAATAGCGGCACCGAGGCGGTCGAAGCGGCGCTCAAACTCGCGCGCCTGTCCACCAAGCGCACGAAACTCGTCGCGACGCACAACGCCTATCACGGCAAGACGATGGGCAGCCTCACCGCCACGGGCCGCGATCTGTTCAAGGATTCGTTCAAGCCGCTCGTGCCCCAGTTCGAGCACGTGGATTTCGGCGACCTCGACGCGCTCGATGCGGCGTTGCCCGGCGCCGCCGCGTTCATCGTCGAGCCGATCCAATGCGAGGGCGGCGTGATCGTGCCGCCTGACGGCTACCTGCGCGGCGTGCGCGATCTGTGCGACAAGCACGGCGCGCTGTTCATCGCGGATGAAGTGCAGACCGGGCTCGGGCGAACGGGCTACCTATGGGGCGTGGATTACGAAAAGGTGGTTCCTGATGTCATCGCCGCGGCAAAGGGCCTGTCGGGGGGTGTCATCCCCATCGGCGCCACGATCTCCAAGCCGGACGTGTGGATGAACGCGTTCGGCAAATCCCCGCTCATCCATACCTCCACGTTCGGCGGCAATCCGCTCGCGTGCACCGCCGGTCTGGCGGCGCTGGAAGTGCTGCTCGAGGAACGGCTGGCGGAGCGCTCGCGGGTTCTCGGCGAGCGGCTGCTCGTCGCGAGCACCAAGCTCATGACGCGCCATCCGGACGTGATCGCGCAGACGCGCGGCCGCGGACTGGTCGTCGGACTCGAACTCACCGATGAAGGCTACGGCGGCGCCATCATCCCCGAATGTCTCAAGCTCGGCTTGATGGTCGCCTACACGTTGAACCAGCAGCGCGTCATCCGGCTCGAGCCGCCGCTCGTCGTGACGGAAACGGAGATCGACGAAGCGATGGCGCTGCTCGAACAAGGAGTGGCCAAAGCCAAAGCACAACTCGGGGATTTGAGCCACCGAAGCTAG
- a CDS encoding SPFH domain-containing protein, which yields MALGLSVIEFFDNTGQQIVHRWPEEGSTDIKWGSQLIVQESQSAVFFRDGKALDTFGPGRYALSTQNLPLITGLLSIPFGGTSPFQSEVYFVALKVFTNLHWGTAEPILFRDTEFAMVRLRAYGIFSVRVTDAQLFVNKIVGTQNVYTSDSLQDFFRNIIVSRLNNLLGETVKSVLDLPKYYDALDAAAKARVKDDFAQYGVELVDFLINAITPPDEVQKVIDERTGMGVVGNMGQYMQYKAARSLEDAAQNPSGGAGTAAGIGMGAGLGFMVPGMINQAMQQGAASNAAAAAGAAAATMACPNCHAQIAAGAKFCPECGKSTAAAQCPQCHQPTAPGAKFCGNCGAKLA from the coding sequence ATGGCACTCGGACTTTCCGTCATCGAGTTTTTCGACAACACCGGGCAGCAGATCGTCCACCGCTGGCCGGAGGAGGGCTCCACCGACATCAAGTGGGGCAGCCAGCTCATCGTCCAGGAGAGCCAGTCAGCGGTGTTCTTCCGCGACGGCAAGGCGCTCGACACCTTTGGGCCCGGCCGTTACGCGCTCTCGACCCAGAACCTGCCGCTCATCACCGGGCTGCTTTCGATCCCGTTCGGCGGCACCTCGCCGTTCCAATCCGAGGTGTACTTCGTCGCGCTTAAAGTCTTCACGAACTTGCATTGGGGCACGGCTGAGCCCATTTTGTTCCGCGATACCGAATTCGCGATGGTGCGCTTGCGCGCGTATGGCATTTTCAGCGTGCGCGTCACCGATGCGCAGCTCTTCGTGAACAAGATCGTCGGCACGCAGAACGTCTACACGTCGGATTCGCTGCAGGATTTCTTCCGCAACATCATCGTGTCGCGGCTGAACAACCTGCTCGGCGAGACCGTGAAGAGCGTGCTCGACCTGCCCAAGTACTACGACGCGCTCGACGCCGCCGCCAAAGCGCGCGTGAAAGACGACTTCGCGCAATACGGCGTGGAGCTGGTCGACTTCTTGATCAACGCGATCACGCCGCCCGATGAAGTGCAAAAAGTCATCGACGAGCGCACCGGCATGGGCGTGGTCGGCAACATGGGCCAGTACATGCAATACAAGGCGGCGCGCTCGCTGGAAGACGCGGCGCAAAACCCGAGCGGCGGCGCGGGCACGGCTGCCGGCATCGGCATGGGCGCGGGGCTCGGCTTCATGGTGCCCGGCATGATCAATCAAGCCATGCAGCAAGGAGCGGCATCCAACGCTGCGGCCGCGGCCGGAGCTGCTGCGGCCACGATGGCGTGCCCCAATTGTCATGCGCAAATCGCCGCGGGCGCGAAATTCTGCCCCGAGTGCGGCAAGTCGACGGCCGCGGCGCAGTGTCCGCAATGTCACCAGCCGACCGCGCCCGGCGCGAAGTTCTGCGGCAACTGCGGCGCAAAGCTGGCATAG
- a CDS encoding amidohydrolase, with amino-acid sequence MTGALLDVSPAIFRDVVSVRRDLHAHPELGFEEHRTAGIVAERLRALGYEVKTGVGVTGVVGVLRTKKPGCTILLRADMDGLPITEESGVDFSSTNSGTMHACGHDGHVAILLGAAQMIMERRDLLCGTIVLCFQPAEEGKGGAKAMIEDRLLDDPHVERVYGLHLASLYACGQVLVRPGPVMASSDSIEVTIRGRGGHGAAPHQTIDPIWTAAQFVNQVQSVVSRRVDPIEPAVVTIGAIHGGTIHNVIPDEVKLLGTVRAFSALERAQMKPRIEMVLSGCCGASGASYDYQYLERYPVTVNDAKEAAYVRELAARTVGAERAVDFTPTMGAEDFSFMLQKRPGCFFFIGSQSDERTAVPHHNARFAIDERALETGVQMMTALALDAPKNRG; translated from the coding sequence ATGACCGGCGCGCTCCTCGATGTCTCGCCCGCGATCTTCCGCGACGTCGTTTCGGTGCGCCGCGATCTGCACGCGCACCCGGAACTCGGTTTTGAAGAGCATCGCACCGCCGGCATCGTCGCGGAACGCCTCCGCGCATTGGGATACGAGGTCAAGACCGGCGTCGGCGTGACCGGCGTCGTTGGCGTCCTGCGGACGAAAAAACCCGGTTGCACGATCTTGCTGCGCGCGGACATGGACGGACTCCCGATCACAGAAGAGAGCGGCGTCGATTTCTCGTCGACGAATTCCGGCACGATGCACGCCTGCGGCCACGACGGACACGTGGCGATTCTGCTCGGCGCGGCTCAGATGATCATGGAGCGCCGCGATCTGCTGTGCGGCACAATCGTCCTGTGCTTCCAGCCGGCGGAGGAGGGCAAAGGCGGCGCAAAGGCGATGATCGAGGATCGCTTGTTGGACGACCCGCACGTGGAGCGGGTCTACGGTCTGCACCTCGCTTCGCTGTATGCCTGCGGTCAGGTGCTCGTGCGCCCGGGGCCAGTCATGGCATCGAGCGATTCGATCGAAGTGACGATCCGCGGCCGCGGCGGGCATGGCGCGGCGCCGCATCAGACGATCGACCCGATTTGGACTGCCGCGCAGTTCGTCAACCAGGTCCAGTCGGTCGTGAGCCGGCGCGTCGACCCGATCGAGCCCGCGGTCGTCACGATCGGCGCCATTCACGGCGGCACGATTCACAACGTGATCCCCGACGAGGTCAAGCTGCTCGGAACGGTGCGCGCCTTTTCGGCGCTAGAGCGCGCGCAGATGAAGCCTCGCATCGAAATGGTCCTCTCGGGCTGCTGCGGGGCGTCGGGCGCATCCTACGACTACCAGTATCTCGAGCGCTATCCCGTCACGGTCAACGACGCCAAGGAGGCGGCCTACGTGCGCGAACTCGCGGCGCGCACGGTCGGCGCCGAGCGCGCGGTGGATTTCACGCCGACCATGGGCGCTGAAGACTTCTCGTTCATGCTGCAAAAGCGCCCGGGCTGCTTCTTCTTCATCGGATCGCAAAGCGACGAGCGCACCGCGGTGCCGCATCACAACGCGCGCTTCGCGATCGACGAGCGCGCGCTGGAGACCGGCGTGCAGATGATGACCGCGCTGGCGCTTGACGCCCCGAAAAACCGGGGCTAA
- a CDS encoding dienelactone hydrolase family protein, whose protein sequence is MREHIDPLHSTNPDLSRRTFIGVTAVAAGAASSMGAALAAGEDYGKPHAPIVPENDPDIRVERPTLARDDGNIDAYAAHPKNANQKTPGVVIVQHIWGVDTSIRDVVRRFAKAGYVAIAPNLFARWNPPSGDGATDYKPFSEIASKLSDDQVDKDIAAGAAWIRTRAHAQPTQRPPKVGVLGFCMGGSIALRAAVDTPTFDAAAIFYGKVRYGTSDTGPITDMALAYSDEIRMPVIGSWGGRDTSILPDDVRALDQRLKTPHDFKIYADTGHAFFDDQRKSYNAAAAQDAWARTLAWFGKYLAAAGM, encoded by the coding sequence ATGCGCGAGCACATCGACCCGTTGCATTCCACGAATCCGGACCTGAGCCGCCGGACCTTCATCGGCGTAACGGCCGTCGCGGCGGGCGCGGCAAGTTCAATGGGAGCGGCGCTCGCCGCCGGTGAGGACTATGGCAAGCCGCACGCGCCGATCGTGCCGGAAAACGATCCGGACATCCGGGTCGAGCGGCCGACGCTGGCGCGCGACGACGGCAACATCGACGCCTACGCCGCGCATCCGAAGAACGCGAACCAAAAAACGCCCGGCGTGGTGATCGTGCAGCACATCTGGGGCGTGGACACCTCGATCCGCGACGTCGTGCGCCGTTTCGCGAAGGCCGGCTACGTCGCCATCGCGCCGAATCTGTTCGCGCGCTGGAATCCGCCGAGCGGTGACGGCGCAACCGATTACAAACCGTTCTCGGAGATCGCTTCGAAGCTCTCCGACGACCAAGTAGACAAAGATATCGCCGCCGGTGCGGCGTGGATCCGCACGCGCGCGCACGCGCAGCCTACCCAACGTCCGCCCAAAGTCGGCGTGCTCGGGTTCTGCATGGGCGGCAGCATAGCGCTGCGCGCGGCCGTCGACACGCCGACGTTCGACGCCGCGGCCATTTTCTACGGCAAAGTGCGATACGGGACGAGCGACACCGGGCCGATCACCGACATGGCGCTGGCATATTCAGATGAGATCCGCATGCCGGTCATCGGCAGCTGGGGTGGTCGAGACACGAGCATCTTGCCGGACGACGTGCGCGCGCTGGATCAGCGGCTCAAAACGCCGCACGACTTCAAGATCTATGCCGACACCGGCCACGCGTTTTTCGACGACCAGCGAAAATCATACAACGCGGCGGCGGCGCAGGACGCGTGGGCGCGCACCTTGGCCTGGTTCGGCAAATACCTAGCGGCAGCCGGAATGTAG
- a CDS encoding type III pantothenate kinase, translating to MSRRCEPNADVLLAIEVGNTNIKFGLFETEGAAAGTLVHTWRSATDRQQTGDDLAASIDGMLRLNGVKRSAVTRVAVASVVPALYRALTGMAQRYFNCRPEFLSAARQTIVPVKTRRAAELGADLIGGAIGGVVKYGAPLIVVQFGTATTFAAVNARGEYIGTSIAPGIEVSVDALIGRAAKLMSVPLVKPESAIGTDTPTSLQSGIIFGFMGQVEYLVAKIALEMGGPRPTVLATGGLADLIAPHMEIFQAKDERLVLDGIYHWAARSRPNEAKPAGAAARSRAK from the coding sequence GTGTCGCGACGTTGCGAGCCGAACGCTGACGTGCTGCTCGCGATCGAAGTCGGCAATACCAATATCAAATTTGGGCTCTTCGAGACCGAAGGCGCCGCAGCGGGCACGCTCGTGCATACGTGGCGCTCGGCCACCGACCGCCAACAGACCGGCGACGATCTCGCCGCCTCGATAGACGGCATGCTCCGCTTGAACGGCGTGAAGCGCAGCGCGGTCACCCGCGTGGCGGTGGCAAGCGTCGTGCCGGCGCTGTATCGCGCGCTCACCGGCATGGCGCAGCGCTATTTCAACTGCAGGCCGGAGTTCTTGTCGGCGGCGCGCCAGACCATCGTGCCGGTCAAGACTCGGCGCGCCGCGGAGCTCGGCGCGGACCTCATCGGCGGCGCGATCGGCGGCGTGGTCAAATACGGCGCGCCGCTCATCGTGGTCCAGTTCGGAACCGCCACGACCTTCGCGGCGGTCAACGCGCGCGGCGAGTACATCGGCACTTCGATCGCGCCTGGCATCGAGGTCTCCGTGGACGCGCTGATCGGACGCGCGGCGAAGCTGATGAGCGTGCCGCTCGTCAAGCCCGAGTCCGCGATCGGCACCGACACGCCGACCTCGCTGCAATCCGGCATCATCTTCGGCTTCATGGGACAGGTGGAGTATCTCGTCGCGAAGATCGCGCTCGAAATGGGCGGCCCGCGGCCTACCGTGCTCGCGACGGGCGGTCTCGCCGACTTGATCGCGCCGCACATGGAGATCTTCCAGGCGAAAGACGAACGCCTCGTGCTCGATGGCATCTACCACTGGGCCGCGCGCTCGCGCCCGAACGAGGCCAAGCCCGCCGGCGCCGCAGCGCGCAGCCGAGCGAAATAG